The following are from one region of the Alicyclobacillus fastidiosus genome:
- a CDS encoding DUF1450 domain-containing protein — protein sequence MDIVLVEVCDSNPISNLNLEELEVEYPGVSVLRTECLSKCGLCEHNVYAYVNGHIVFAKDPDTCLKRIRSRIERDLAWLDEGE from the coding sequence ATGGACATCGTGCTTGTCGAGGTCTGTGACAGCAATCCTATCAGCAATCTGAATTTAGAAGAACTCGAAGTCGAGTACCCTGGCGTTTCCGTACTGCGCACAGAGTGCCTCAGCAAGTGTGGGCTGTGCGAGCACAACGTCTACGCGTATGTGAACGGCCACATCGTGTTTGCAAAGGATCCTGATACGTGTTTGAAGCGGATTCGCAGCCGAATCGAGCGCGATTTGGCTTGGCTGGATGAGGGCGAATAG